A genomic region of Arvicola amphibius chromosome 7, mArvAmp1.2, whole genome shotgun sequence contains the following coding sequences:
- the LOC119819696 gene encoding olfactory receptor 8I2: MAENNFTEVTLFIFSGFSDHPELQVSLFLIFLFIYLFTVLGNIGLIMLIRIDSQLHTPMYFFLSNLAFIDIFYSSTVTPKSLVDFQSPQKSISFVGCFVQMYFFVGLVCSECFLLGSMAYDRYVAICNPLLYSVIMSQKVCNWLGVIPYVIGFTNSLISICVISSLPFCDSYVNHFFCDTTALLALSCVDVFSTEMVIFVLAGFTLLSSLLIIASTYLVIISAILKIQSAVGRWKAFSTCASHLTGVTVFYGSLIFTYLQPDNTSSLTQAQVASVFYTIVIPMLNPLIYSLRNKDVKNALLRVIHRKLFL, translated from the coding sequence ATGGCAGAGAATAATTTCACAGAAGTGACACTCTTCATATTCAGTGGATTTTCAGATCATCCAGAATTACAAGTCAGTCtgttcttaattttccttttcatctaTCTCTTCACCGTCTTGGGCAATATTGGGCTAATCATGTTAATAAGGATTGACTCTCAGCTTCACACGCctatgtacttcttcctcagcaaTTTAGCATTCATTGACATATTTTATTCCTCCACGGTAACACCAAAGTCACTAGTCGATTTCCAGTCCCCACAGAAATCAATTTCCTTTGTAGGCTGCTTTGTTCAAATGTACTTCTTTGTTGGTTTGGTGTGCAGTGAGTGTTTCCTTCTGGGTTccatggcctatgatcgctatgtAGCAATCTGCAATCCCTTGCTATATTCTGTGATCATGTCCCAGAAGGTATGTAACTGGCTGGGGGTGATACCATATGTGATTGGATTCACAAACTCTCTGATCTCCATCTGTGTGATAAGCAGTTTGCCGTTCTGTGATTCCTATGTCAATCATTTCTTCTGTGACACCACAGCTCTTTTAGCCCTGTCCTGTGTAGATGTCTTCAGCACAGAAATGGTGATCTTTGTCTTAGCTGGTTTCACACTCCTTAGTTCTCTCCTCATAATCGCTTCCACTTACCTCGTCATCATCTCAGCCATCCTGAAGATCCAGTCAGCCGTTGGTAGGTGGAAGGCCTTTtctacctgtgcctcccacctCACAGGGGTCACTGTCTTCTATGGCTCCTTGATTTTCACCTATTTGCAACCTGATAACACATCATCACTGACCCAGGCACAGGTGGCATCTGTGTTCTACACTATTGTCATTCCAATGCTGAATCCACTGATCTACAGTTTAAGGAACAAAGATGTGAAAAATGCTCTCCTGAGAGTCATCCACAGGAAACTTTTTCTATGA